The Canis lupus familiaris isolate Mischka breed German Shepherd chromosome 14, alternate assembly UU_Cfam_GSD_1.0, whole genome shotgun sequence genome window below encodes:
- the H2BU1 gene encoding histone H2B type 3-B encodes MPAAELCSFCLERFATMPDPSKSAPAPKKGSKKAVTKAQKKDGKKRKRSRKESYSIYVYKVLKQVHPDTGISSKAMGIMNSFVNDIFERIASEASRLAHYNKRSTITSREVQTAVRLLLPGELAKHAVSEGTKAVTKYTSSK; translated from the coding sequence ATGCCGGCTGCAGAGCTCTGCTCTTTTTGTTTGGAGAGGTTTGCGACCATGCCTGATCCGTCTAAGTCGGCCCCCGCGCCCAAGAAGGGCTCCAAGAAGGCCGTCACCAAGGCGCAGAAGAAGGACGGCAAGAAGCGCAAGCGCAGCCGCAAGGAGAGCTACTCCATCTACGTGTACAAGGTGCTGAAGCAGGTGCACCCCGACACCGGCATCTCGTCCAAGGCCATGGGCATCATGAACTCGTTCGTCAACGACATCTTTGAGCGCATCGCCAGCGAGGCCTCCCGCCTGGCGCATTACAACAAGCGCTCGACCATCACGTCCCGCGAGGTGCAGACGGCCGTGCGCCTGCTGCTGCCCGGCGAGCTGGCCAAGCACGCGGTGTCCGAGGGCACCAAGGCCGTCACCAAGTACACCAGCTCCAAGTGA
- the H2AW gene encoding histone H2A type 3, which yields MSGRGKQGGKARAKAKSRSSRAGLQFPVGRVHRLLRKGNYSERVGAGAPVYLAAVLEYLTAEILELAGNAARDNKKTRIIPRHLQLAIRNDEELNKLLGRVTIAQGGVLPNIQAVLLPKKTESHHKAKSK from the coding sequence ATGTCTGGCCGAGGCAAGCAGGGCGGCAAGGCGCGCGCCAAGGCCAAGTCCCGCTCGTCCCGGGCGGGGCTGCAGTTCCCGGTGGGTCGCGTGCACCGTCTCCTCCGCAAGGGCAACTACTCGGAGCGGGTCGGGGCGGGCGCGCCGGTGTACCTGGCGGCCGTGCTGGAGTACCTGACGGCCGAGATCCTGGAGCTGGCGGGCAACGCGGCCCGCGACAACAAGAAGACGCGCATCATCCCGCGCCACCTGCAGCTGGCCATCCGCAACGACGAGGAGCTCAACAAGCTGCTGGGCCGCGTGACCATCGCGCAGGGCGGCGTCCTGCCCAACATCCAGGCCGTGCTGCTGCCCAAGAAGACCGAGAGCCACCACAAGGCCAAGAGCAAGTGA
- the H3-4 gene encoding LOW QUALITY PROTEIN: histone H3.1 (The sequence of the model RefSeq protein was modified relative to this genomic sequence to represent the inferred CDS: inserted 1 base in 1 codon) — translation MPGAGARARRAARKSTGGKAPRKQLAPKAARKSAPATGAVKKPHRYRYRYRPGPVAPREIRRYHKSTELLIXREIAQDFKTDLRFQSSAAMALQEACEAYLVGLFEDTNLCAIHAKRVTVTPQASQPARRIRGERA, via the exons ATGCCGGGAGCCGGGGCTCGCGCGAGGCGGGCGGCGCGCAAGTCGACGGGCGGCAAGGCCCCGCGCAAGCAGCTGGCCCCCAAGGCGGCCCGCAAGAGCGCACCGGCCACCGGCGCCGTCAAGAAGCCGCACCGCTACCGCTACCGCTACCGGCCCGGCCCGGTGGCCCCGCGCGAGATCCGGCGCTACCACAAGTCCACGGAGCTGCTGA CGCGCGAGATCGCGCAGGACTTCAAGACCGACCTGCGCTTCCAGAGCTCGGCCGCCATGGCGCTGCAGGAGGCGTGCGAGGCCTACCTGGTGGGGCTCTTCGAGGACACCAACCTGTGCGCCATCCACGCCAAGCGCGTCACCGTCACGCCCCAGGCCAGCCAGCCGGCGCGCCGCATCCGCGGGGAGCGCGCCTAG
- the TRIM17 gene encoding E3 ubiquitin-protein ligase TRIM17 isoform X2, translated as MIPPKVAGLAKDRAWPWRAQGSRAEGVRGVLSVPAPGDMDALELARKLQEEATCSICLDYFTDPVMTACGHNFCRECIRLMWEKAKSRKGGRKRRGSFPCPECRELSPQRNLRPNRLLTKVAEMARQHPAFQSRDLCKAHQELLKLFCEDDQSPICVMCRESREHRPHTVVPIEEAVQEYKLKLEADIGSLREEMMKTREMQAREKQTLAEWQEKVKEQRQRILMEFEKMGLLLVEEEQRLLQALKEEEDEVVAKLRESSAALEKQGHALEMLLLQLEDKNQHTPLQMLQDMKDLLSRLRVQYPEATPTILRTVCKVPGQIEVLKNFQEDVVPDPATAYPYLLLYESRQRRYLTPPLESMPHGKDRFLAYPCAVGQEAFSSGRHYWEVGMNLTGDALWALGVCRDNVSRRDRVPKCPENGFWVVQLCKGKKYMPTMPSLTPITLAEPPSHVGIFLDFEAGEVSFYNVKDGSHLHTYAEPKFSGPLQPFFCLGAPKSGQMVISTVTLWVKG; from the exons ATGATCCCCCCTAAAGTAGCGGGGCTGGCCAAAGACAGGGCTTGGCCGTGGAGAGCCCAGGGCTCCCGGGCAGAGGGTGTGAGGGGCGTTCTTTCTGTTCCTGCCCCAGGAGACATGGATGCCTTGGAACTCGCCAGAAAGCTGCAGGAGGAAGCCACCTGCTCCATCTGCCTTGACTACTTCACGGACCCCGTGATGACCGCCTGTGGCCACAACTTCTGCCGGGAGTGCATCCGCCTAATGTGGGAGAAGGCCAAAAGTAGGAAGGGGGGCAGGAAGCGGAGgggctccttcccctgccccgAGTGTCGCGAGCTGTCCCCCCAGAGGAACTTGCGGCCCAACCGCCTGCTGACCAAGGTGGCGGAGATGGCACGCCAGCACCCGGCCTTCCAGAGCAGGGACCTGTGCAAGGCGCACCAGGAGCTCCTCAAGCTCTTCTGTGAGGACGACCAGAGCCCCATCTGTGTCATGTGCAGGGAGTCGCGGGAGCACCGGCCCCACACGGTGGTCCCCATCGAGGAGGCTGTGCAGGAGTACAAG CTGAAGTTGGAGGCGGACATTGGGTCCCTTCGGGAGGAGATGATGAAGACAAGAGAGATGCAGGCCAGGGAGAAACAGACCTTGGCGGAGTGGCAG GAGAAGGTAAAGGAGCAGAGGCAGCGCATCCTGATGGAGTTTGAGAAGATGGGCCTCCTcctggtggaggaggagcagcgcctcctccaggccctgaaggaggaggaggacgaggtaGTGGCCAAGTTACGGGAGAGCTCCGCAGCACTTGAGAAGCAGGGCCACGCCCTGGAGATGCTCCTGCTGCAGTTGGAAGACAAGAACCAGCACACACCGCTACAGATGCTGCAG GACATGAAGGATCTCCTGAGCCG CCTGAGAGTGCAGTATCCAGAGGCCACCCCTACCATTCTGAGGACTGTCTGCAAGGTTCCCGGGCAGATAGAGGTGCTCAAGAACTTTCAAG AGGACGTGGTGCCGGACCCTGCCACTGCGTACCCCTACCTCCTCTTGTACGAGAGCCGCCAGAGGCGCTACCTCACGCCCCCGCTGGAGTCCATGCCCCATGGCAAAGACAGATTCCTGGCCTACCCTTGTGCTGTGGGCCAGGAGGCCTTCTCCTCCGGAAGGCACTACTGGGAGGTGGGCATGAACCTCACTGGCGATGCACTCTGGGCCCTGGGTGTGTGCAGGGACAACGTGAGCCGGAGGGACAGGGTCCCCAAGTGCCCTGAGAATGGgttctgggtggtgcagctgtgCAAGGGGAAGAAGTACATGCCCACCATGCCCAGCCTGACCCCCATCACACTAGCGGAGCCCCCCAGCCACGTAGGCATCTTCCTGGACTTCGAAGCAGGGGAGGTGTCCTTCTACAACGTGAAGGATGGGTCCCACTTGCACACCTATGCCGAGCCCAAGTTCTCTGGCCCCCTGCAACCGTTTTTCTGCCTGGGGGCCCCCAAATCAGGCCAGATGGTCATCTCTACAGTGACCCTGTGGGTGAAGGGTTAG
- the TRIM17 gene encoding E3 ubiquitin-protein ligase TRIM17 isoform X1 yields MIPPKVAGLAKDRAWPWRAQGSRAEGVRGVLSVPAPGDMDALELARKLQEEATCSICLDYFTDPVMTACGHNFCRECIRLMWEKAKSRKGGRKRRGSFPCPECRELSPQRNLRPNRLLTKVAEMARQHPAFQSRDLCKAHQELLKLFCEDDQSPICVMCRESREHRPHTVVPIEEAVQEYKLKLEADIGSLREEMMKTREMQAREKQTLAEWQEKVKEQRQRILMEFEKMGLLLVEEEQRLLQALKEEEDEVVAKLRESSAALEKQGHALEMLLLQLEDKNQHTPLQMLQDMKDLLSRKNSLRVQYPEATPTILRTVCKVPGQIEVLKNFQEDVVPDPATAYPYLLLYESRQRRYLTPPLESMPHGKDRFLAYPCAVGQEAFSSGRHYWEVGMNLTGDALWALGVCRDNVSRRDRVPKCPENGFWVVQLCKGKKYMPTMPSLTPITLAEPPSHVGIFLDFEAGEVSFYNVKDGSHLHTYAEPKFSGPLQPFFCLGAPKSGQMVISTVTLWVKG; encoded by the exons ATGATCCCCCCTAAAGTAGCGGGGCTGGCCAAAGACAGGGCTTGGCCGTGGAGAGCCCAGGGCTCCCGGGCAGAGGGTGTGAGGGGCGTTCTTTCTGTTCCTGCCCCAGGAGACATGGATGCCTTGGAACTCGCCAGAAAGCTGCAGGAGGAAGCCACCTGCTCCATCTGCCTTGACTACTTCACGGACCCCGTGATGACCGCCTGTGGCCACAACTTCTGCCGGGAGTGCATCCGCCTAATGTGGGAGAAGGCCAAAAGTAGGAAGGGGGGCAGGAAGCGGAGgggctccttcccctgccccgAGTGTCGCGAGCTGTCCCCCCAGAGGAACTTGCGGCCCAACCGCCTGCTGACCAAGGTGGCGGAGATGGCACGCCAGCACCCGGCCTTCCAGAGCAGGGACCTGTGCAAGGCGCACCAGGAGCTCCTCAAGCTCTTCTGTGAGGACGACCAGAGCCCCATCTGTGTCATGTGCAGGGAGTCGCGGGAGCACCGGCCCCACACGGTGGTCCCCATCGAGGAGGCTGTGCAGGAGTACAAG CTGAAGTTGGAGGCGGACATTGGGTCCCTTCGGGAGGAGATGATGAAGACAAGAGAGATGCAGGCCAGGGAGAAACAGACCTTGGCGGAGTGGCAG GAGAAGGTAAAGGAGCAGAGGCAGCGCATCCTGATGGAGTTTGAGAAGATGGGCCTCCTcctggtggaggaggagcagcgcctcctccaggccctgaaggaggaggaggacgaggtaGTGGCCAAGTTACGGGAGAGCTCCGCAGCACTTGAGAAGCAGGGCCACGCCCTGGAGATGCTCCTGCTGCAGTTGGAAGACAAGAACCAGCACACACCGCTACAGATGCTGCAG GACATGAAGGATCTCCTGAGCCG GAAGAACAGCCTGAGAGTGCAGTATCCAGAGGCCACCCCTACCATTCTGAGGACTGTCTGCAAGGTTCCCGGGCAGATAGAGGTGCTCAAGAACTTTCAAG AGGACGTGGTGCCGGACCCTGCCACTGCGTACCCCTACCTCCTCTTGTACGAGAGCCGCCAGAGGCGCTACCTCACGCCCCCGCTGGAGTCCATGCCCCATGGCAAAGACAGATTCCTGGCCTACCCTTGTGCTGTGGGCCAGGAGGCCTTCTCCTCCGGAAGGCACTACTGGGAGGTGGGCATGAACCTCACTGGCGATGCACTCTGGGCCCTGGGTGTGTGCAGGGACAACGTGAGCCGGAGGGACAGGGTCCCCAAGTGCCCTGAGAATGGgttctgggtggtgcagctgtgCAAGGGGAAGAAGTACATGCCCACCATGCCCAGCCTGACCCCCATCACACTAGCGGAGCCCCCCAGCCACGTAGGCATCTTCCTGGACTTCGAAGCAGGGGAGGTGTCCTTCTACAACGTGAAGGATGGGTCCCACTTGCACACCTATGCCGAGCCCAAGTTCTCTGGCCCCCTGCAACCGTTTTTCTGCCTGGGGGCCCCCAAATCAGGCCAGATGGTCATCTCTACAGTGACCCTGTGGGTGAAGGGTTAG
- the TRIM17 gene encoding E3 ubiquitin-protein ligase TRIM17 isoform X3 codes for MIPPKVAGLAKDRAWPWRAQGSRAEGVRGVLSVPAPGDMDALELARKLQEEATCSICLDYFTDPVMTACGHNFCRECIRLMWEKAKSRKGGRKRRGSFPCPECRELSPQRNLRPNRLLTKVAEMARQHPAFQSRDLCKAHQELLKLFCEDDQSPICVMCRESREHRPHTVVPIEEAVQEYKEKVKEQRQRILMEFEKMGLLLVEEEQRLLQALKEEEDEVVAKLRESSAALEKQGHALEMLLLQLEDKNQHTPLQMLQDMKDLLSRKNSLRVQYPEATPTILRTVCKVPGQIEVLKNFQEDVVPDPATAYPYLLLYESRQRRYLTPPLESMPHGKDRFLAYPCAVGQEAFSSGRHYWEVGMNLTGDALWALGVCRDNVSRRDRVPKCPENGFWVVQLCKGKKYMPTMPSLTPITLAEPPSHVGIFLDFEAGEVSFYNVKDGSHLHTYAEPKFSGPLQPFFCLGAPKSGQMVISTVTLWVKG; via the exons ATGATCCCCCCTAAAGTAGCGGGGCTGGCCAAAGACAGGGCTTGGCCGTGGAGAGCCCAGGGCTCCCGGGCAGAGGGTGTGAGGGGCGTTCTTTCTGTTCCTGCCCCAGGAGACATGGATGCCTTGGAACTCGCCAGAAAGCTGCAGGAGGAAGCCACCTGCTCCATCTGCCTTGACTACTTCACGGACCCCGTGATGACCGCCTGTGGCCACAACTTCTGCCGGGAGTGCATCCGCCTAATGTGGGAGAAGGCCAAAAGTAGGAAGGGGGGCAGGAAGCGGAGgggctccttcccctgccccgAGTGTCGCGAGCTGTCCCCCCAGAGGAACTTGCGGCCCAACCGCCTGCTGACCAAGGTGGCGGAGATGGCACGCCAGCACCCGGCCTTCCAGAGCAGGGACCTGTGCAAGGCGCACCAGGAGCTCCTCAAGCTCTTCTGTGAGGACGACCAGAGCCCCATCTGTGTCATGTGCAGGGAGTCGCGGGAGCACCGGCCCCACACGGTGGTCCCCATCGAGGAGGCTGTGCAGGAGTACAAG GAGAAGGTAAAGGAGCAGAGGCAGCGCATCCTGATGGAGTTTGAGAAGATGGGCCTCCTcctggtggaggaggagcagcgcctcctccaggccctgaaggaggaggaggacgaggtaGTGGCCAAGTTACGGGAGAGCTCCGCAGCACTTGAGAAGCAGGGCCACGCCCTGGAGATGCTCCTGCTGCAGTTGGAAGACAAGAACCAGCACACACCGCTACAGATGCTGCAG GACATGAAGGATCTCCTGAGCCG GAAGAACAGCCTGAGAGTGCAGTATCCAGAGGCCACCCCTACCATTCTGAGGACTGTCTGCAAGGTTCCCGGGCAGATAGAGGTGCTCAAGAACTTTCAAG AGGACGTGGTGCCGGACCCTGCCACTGCGTACCCCTACCTCCTCTTGTACGAGAGCCGCCAGAGGCGCTACCTCACGCCCCCGCTGGAGTCCATGCCCCATGGCAAAGACAGATTCCTGGCCTACCCTTGTGCTGTGGGCCAGGAGGCCTTCTCCTCCGGAAGGCACTACTGGGAGGTGGGCATGAACCTCACTGGCGATGCACTCTGGGCCCTGGGTGTGTGCAGGGACAACGTGAGCCGGAGGGACAGGGTCCCCAAGTGCCCTGAGAATGGgttctgggtggtgcagctgtgCAAGGGGAAGAAGTACATGCCCACCATGCCCAGCCTGACCCCCATCACACTAGCGGAGCCCCCCAGCCACGTAGGCATCTTCCTGGACTTCGAAGCAGGGGAGGTGTCCTTCTACAACGTGAAGGATGGGTCCCACTTGCACACCTATGCCGAGCCCAAGTTCTCTGGCCCCCTGCAACCGTTTTTCTGCCTGGGGGCCCCCAAATCAGGCCAGATGGTCATCTCTACAGTGACCCTGTGGGTGAAGGGTTAG
- the TRIM17 gene encoding E3 ubiquitin-protein ligase TRIM17 isoform X4: MDALELARKLQEEATCSICLDYFTDPVMTACGHNFCRECIRLMWEKAKSRKGGRKRRGSFPCPECRELSPQRNLRPNRLLTKVAEMARQHPAFQSRDLCKAHQELLKLFCEDDQSPICVMCRESREHRPHTVVPIEEAVQEYKLKLEADIGSLREEMMKTREMQAREKQTLAEWQEKVKEQRQRILMEFEKMGLLLVEEEQRLLQALKEEEDEVVAKLRESSAALEKQGHALEMLLLQLEDKNQHTPLQMLQDMKDLLSRKNSLRVQYPEATPTILRTVCKVPGQIEVLKNFQEDVVPDPATAYPYLLLYESRQRRYLTPPLESMPHGKDRFLAYPCAVGQEAFSSGRHYWEVGMNLTGDALWALGVCRDNVSRRDRVPKCPENGFWVVQLCKGKKYMPTMPSLTPITLAEPPSHVGIFLDFEAGEVSFYNVKDGSHLHTYAEPKFSGPLQPFFCLGAPKSGQMVISTVTLWVKG, translated from the exons ATGGATGCCTTGGAACTCGCCAGAAAGCTGCAGGAGGAAGCCACCTGCTCCATCTGCCTTGACTACTTCACGGACCCCGTGATGACCGCCTGTGGCCACAACTTCTGCCGGGAGTGCATCCGCCTAATGTGGGAGAAGGCCAAAAGTAGGAAGGGGGGCAGGAAGCGGAGgggctccttcccctgccccgAGTGTCGCGAGCTGTCCCCCCAGAGGAACTTGCGGCCCAACCGCCTGCTGACCAAGGTGGCGGAGATGGCACGCCAGCACCCGGCCTTCCAGAGCAGGGACCTGTGCAAGGCGCACCAGGAGCTCCTCAAGCTCTTCTGTGAGGACGACCAGAGCCCCATCTGTGTCATGTGCAGGGAGTCGCGGGAGCACCGGCCCCACACGGTGGTCCCCATCGAGGAGGCTGTGCAGGAGTACAAG CTGAAGTTGGAGGCGGACATTGGGTCCCTTCGGGAGGAGATGATGAAGACAAGAGAGATGCAGGCCAGGGAGAAACAGACCTTGGCGGAGTGGCAG GAGAAGGTAAAGGAGCAGAGGCAGCGCATCCTGATGGAGTTTGAGAAGATGGGCCTCCTcctggtggaggaggagcagcgcctcctccaggccctgaaggaggaggaggacgaggtaGTGGCCAAGTTACGGGAGAGCTCCGCAGCACTTGAGAAGCAGGGCCACGCCCTGGAGATGCTCCTGCTGCAGTTGGAAGACAAGAACCAGCACACACCGCTACAGATGCTGCAG GACATGAAGGATCTCCTGAGCCG GAAGAACAGCCTGAGAGTGCAGTATCCAGAGGCCACCCCTACCATTCTGAGGACTGTCTGCAAGGTTCCCGGGCAGATAGAGGTGCTCAAGAACTTTCAAG AGGACGTGGTGCCGGACCCTGCCACTGCGTACCCCTACCTCCTCTTGTACGAGAGCCGCCAGAGGCGCTACCTCACGCCCCCGCTGGAGTCCATGCCCCATGGCAAAGACAGATTCCTGGCCTACCCTTGTGCTGTGGGCCAGGAGGCCTTCTCCTCCGGAAGGCACTACTGGGAGGTGGGCATGAACCTCACTGGCGATGCACTCTGGGCCCTGGGTGTGTGCAGGGACAACGTGAGCCGGAGGGACAGGGTCCCCAAGTGCCCTGAGAATGGgttctgggtggtgcagctgtgCAAGGGGAAGAAGTACATGCCCACCATGCCCAGCCTGACCCCCATCACACTAGCGGAGCCCCCCAGCCACGTAGGCATCTTCCTGGACTTCGAAGCAGGGGAGGTGTCCTTCTACAACGTGAAGGATGGGTCCCACTTGCACACCTATGCCGAGCCCAAGTTCTCTGGCCCCCTGCAACCGTTTTTCTGCCTGGGGGCCCCCAAATCAGGCCAGATGGTCATCTCTACAGTGACCCTGTGGGTGAAGGGTTAG
- the TRIM11 gene encoding E3 ubiquitin-protein ligase TRIM11 has product MAAPDLSTNLQEEATCAICLDYFTDPVMTDCGHNFCRECIRRCWGQPEGPYACPECRELSPQRNLRPNRPLAKMAEMARRLHPPSPVPQGVCAAHREPLAAFCGDELRLLCAACERSGEHWTHRVRPLQDAAEDLKGKLEKSLEHLRKQMEDALLFQAQAEETCALWQKMVESQRQNVLAEFERLRRLLAEEEQRLLQRLEEEELEVLPPLRDSATRLGQQSAQLAELIAELEGRCQLPALGLLQDIRDTLRRVQDVKLQLPEVVPMEMKTVCRVPGLVEALRRFRGDVTLDPDTANPELVLSEDRRSVRRGDLRQALPDSPERFDPGPCVLGREPLTSGRHYWEVEVGERASWALGVCREDANRKEKGELFAGNGFWILVFLGSYYNSSERAFAPLRDPPQRVGIFLDYEAGHLSFYSASDGSLLYAFPETPFSGTLRALFSPLSSSPTPMTICRLKGGPGDALAPQ; this is encoded by the exons ATGGCCGCCCCCGACCTGTCCACCAACCTCCAGGAGGAGGCCACCTGCGCCATCTGCCTCGACTACTTCACCGACCCGGTGATGACCGACTGCGGCCACAACTTCTGCCGCGAGTGCATCCGGCGCTGCTGGGGCCAGCCCGAGGGCCCGTACGCCTGCCCCGAGTGCCGCGAGCTGTCCCCGCAGAGGAACCTGCGGCCCAACCGCCCGCTCGCCAAGATGGCCGAGATGGCGCGGCGCCTGCACCCGCCGTCCCCGGTCCCGCAGGGCGTGTGCGCCGCGCACCGCGAGCCCCTGGCCGCCTTCTGCGGCGACGAGCTGCGCCTGCTGTGCGCCGCCTGCGAGCGCTCGGGGGAGCACTGGACGCACCGCGTGCGCCCGCTGCAGGACGCCGCCGAGGACCTCAAG GGAAAGCTGGAGAAATCCCTGGAGCATCTGCGGAAGCAGATGGAGGATGCGCTGCTGTTCCAGGCACAGGCTGAGGAGACCTGTGCCCTGTGGCAG aaGATGGTGGAGAGCCAGCGGCAGAACGTGCTGGCAGAGTTTGAGCGGCTGCGCCGGCTgctggcagaggaggagcagcGCCTGCTGCAGcgtctggaggaggaggagctagAGGTGCTCCCGCCCCTGCGGGACAGCGCCACCCGCCTAGGGCAGCAGAGCGCGCAGCTGGCCGAGCTCATCGCAGAGCTGGAGGGGCGCTGCCAGCTGCCGGCGCTGGGGCTGCTGCAG GATATCAGGGACACCCTGCGCAG GGTACAGGACGTGAAGCTGCAGCTGCCTGAGGTGGTGCCCATGGAGATGAAGACGGTGTGCAGGGTCCCGGGGCTGGTGGAGGCACTGCGCAGGTTTCGAG GGGACGTGACCCTGGATCCTGACACCGCCAACCCTGAGCTGGTGCTGTCGGAGGATAGGAGGAGCGTGCGCCGGGGGGACCTGCGGCAGGCCCTGCCTGACAGCCCCGAGCGATTTGACCCAGGGCCCTGCGTACTGGGCCGGGAGCCCCTCACATCGGGCCGCCACTactgggaggtggaggtgggcgAGCGGGCCAGCTGGGCACTGGGTGTCTGCAGGGAGGATGCCAACCGCAAGGAGAAGGGCGAGCTGTTCGCGGGCAACGGCTTCTGGATCCTGGTGTTCCTGGGCAGCTACTACAACTCCTCGGAGCGGGCCTTCGCCCCCCTGCGGGACCCGCCACAGCGTGTGGGCATCTTCCTGGACTATGAGGCTGGACACCTGTCCTTCTACAGTGCCTCTGACGGGTCCCTCTTATATGCCTTCCCTGAGACCCCCTTCTCAGGGACCCTGCGGGCTCTCTTCTCACCTCTGTCTAGCAGCCCCACCCCCATGACCATCTGTAGGCTGAAAGGCGGGCCTGGGGATGCACTGGCCCCCCAGTGA